TGCGGTAGCGCATGCCGTCCGCCTTCGGCATCCGCAGCCGCTGGGCGGACAGCGAGAGCACGAGCAGCGTGACGACGTACGGCGTGGCGCCGACGAAGTCGCTCGGAACGTCATCCGTCATCAGGTACCAGACCAGCACCAGCACGCCGAGGCCAGCGCTGACGATGCCCTGGAGGAACGACTTCTTGTACAGCTTCCAGGCCGCGAGGAGCGCCAGCAGCACGACGAACATGAGCAGCAGCGCGTGCACGGTCTCGCCGCCGTTGCGCAGCTGGAGCGCGTCGGAGTAGCCGAACAGGCCCGCGCCCATGGCGAGCCCGGCCGGCCGCCAGTTGCCGAAGATCATCGCCGCGAGACCGATGTAACCGCGCCCGCCGGTCTGGCCCTCCAGGTAGCTGTGCGAGGTGACCAGGGCGAGGAAGGCGCCGCCGAGACCGGCGAGACCGCCGGAGATGGCCACGGCGATGTACTTGTACTTGTAGACGTTGACGCCGAGGGACTCGGCGGCGATCGGGTTCTCACCGCAGGAGCGCAGCCGCAGACCGAACGACGTGCGCCACAGCACGAGGGCGCTGACCACGAACAGGACGGCCGCGAGCAGTGTCACCACGGAGACGTTGGTGACCAGGCCGCCGAGGATGCCGGCCAGGTCGGAGATGAAGAACCAGTGGTGGTTCTGGATCTTCTCCAGGGCGTCGGAGAGGCCGGGCACGGTGATGTCGCCCAGCGAGTCCACCGGCGGGGACTGCTTCGGGTTGCCGCCCTTGGCCGCGGCGTCGCCCTCGGCGAAGAAGACCTTGGCGAGGTACTGGGTGAAGCCGAGCGCGAGCAGGTTGACGGCGACACCGGAGACGATGTGGTCGACGCCGAAGGTGACGGTGGCGACGGCGTGCACCAGGCCGCCGAGGACACCGAAGCCGACGCCGCACAGCAGGCCGAGCCAGGGGTTGGTCTGCCAGCCGATCCAGCCGGCGCCGAAGGTGCCGAGGATCATCATGCCTTCGAGGCCGATGTTGACCACACCGGCCCGCTCGGACCACAGGCCGGCGAGACCGGCGAGGCCGATCGGCACGGCGAGGCCGAGCGCGGCGGCGATCTGGCCGTCGTTGGTGAGCTGGTCGGCGCCGGTGATCACGCGGACCATGGAGACGAGCAGCAGCGCGCCCGCGACGATCATGAGGATCCGGCCCAGGGAGCGGCCGGAGCGCTTGCCCGTGGACTCCGCCTTGGGCGCCGCGGGCGGCGGCGTGTCGGTCATCGTGGCAGTCATCACGCCACCTCCTGCTTCTCGGTCGGGGCGGCCTGGGCGGCGAGCTCGGCTCCGACCCGCTGCTGCTGGCGCTTGAGGCCGTACCGGCGTACGACCTCGTAGGCGATGACGACGCACAGGACGATGACGCCCTGGATGACGCCGAGGATTTCCTTGTCGTAGCCCTCGAACTCGAGGTGGTTCGTGGTGCGCTCCAGGAAGCCCCAGAGCAGGGCGCCGAGCGCGATGCCGATGGGGTTGTTGCGGCCGAGCAGCGCGATGGCGATACCGGTGAAGCCGATGCCCGCCGGGAAGTCGTTGCTGAACTGGTGGCTGTCGTTGAGGAGGGTCGGCATGCCGATCAGACCGGCCACCGCACCGGAGATGATCATGCTGGTGGCGATCATCTTCTTGACGCTGACACCGCTCGCGGCGGCCGCCGTCTCCGACTGGCCGACGGTGCGCAGGTCAAAGCCGAACCGGGTGCGGCCGAGCACGAACCAGTAGGCGACGCCGACGATCACCGCGATGACGATGAAGCCCCAGAGCGTGCCCGCCGCGCCGGCGTCGATGTTGAAGAAGTACGACGAGTGGGGCAGCGGCTTGGTGGAGACGAGGGTGCCCGCCTGGTCGAGCTGGCCGAGCTGCTCGGGCTGGAGCAGGTAGGCGATGACCGCGGTGGCGATCGAGTTCAGCATGATCGTCGAGATGACCTCGCTGACGCCGCGGGTCACCTTCAGGATGCCGGCGATGGCCGCCCACAGAGCACCGGTGAGCATCGCGCACAGGATCATCAGCGGGATGGCGATGAAGCCCGGCACGGTCAGCGCGCCGCCGAGAACGGCGGCCATGAAGGCGGCGAGCCGGTACTGGCCGTCGACGCCGATGTTGAACAGGTTCATACGGAAGCCGATGGCCACCGCGACACCCGCCAGGTAGTACGTCGTCGCCTTGTTCAGGATGTAGACCTGGCTGTCGCTGGCGGAGCCGTAGGTCAGCATGTCGCTGAACGCGGCGCCCGGGTTCTTGCCGGTGGCGAGGATCACCAGGGCGGTGACCACGATCGCGGCGACGAGCGCGAGCAGCGGCGCCGCGAGACCGAGCAGCAGCCGCTCCTTGTCGATCCGTGAGGTCAGCTTCTTCATCGGGCGTCGTCCTCTGTGTGCTCCAGGTGGCCGGCGGCCGCACCCGTCATGGCGGATCCCAGCTCCTCGGGCGTGATGGTGGCCGGATCGGCGTCGGCGACCAGGCGGCCGCGGTACATGACCCGCAGGGTGTCGGAGAGCCCGATGAGCTCGTCCAGGTCGGCGGAGATCAGCAGCACGGCCAGGCCCTCGCGGCGGGCCTCGCGGATGTGGTCCCAGATCGCCGCCTGCGCACCGACGTCGACACCGCGGGTGGGGTGGGCGGCGATGAGCAGCTTGGGCGCGTGGCTCATCTCGCGGCCCACGATCAGCTTCTGCTGGTTGCCGCCGGAGAGCGAGGCGGCGGTCACCTCGATGCCGGGCGTGCGGACGTCGTAGGCGCTGATGATGCGCTCGGTGTCGGCGCGGGCGCCCTTCAGGTCGAGCAGTGCGCCACGGGAGTTGGGCCGCTCGCTGACGTGGCCGAGGATGCGGTTCTCCCACAGCGGCGCTTCGAGGAGCAGTCCGTGGCGGTGCCGGTCCTCGGGGATGTAGCCGATGCCGGCCTCGCGGCGGCGGCGGGTGGGCGCGTGGGAGATGTCCGCGTCGCCGAGCGTGATGACGCCGGCGTCGGGGTCCCGGATGCCCATGATCGCCTCGACCAGTTCGGACTGGCCGTTGCCCTCCACGCCCGCGATGCCGAGGACTTCGCCGCGGTGGATGGTGAAGGTGATGTCGTCGAGGATGATCCGCTCGACGCCGTCGAGGTCGGTCTGGGTCAGGCGCAGCGCCGCCACGTCGAGCAGCGGGATGTCCGTGACGGTGGACTCCTCGGTCTCCGGCGTGGGCAGTTCGCTGCCGACCATCAGCTCGGCGAGCTGCTTGGAGGTGGTGGTCTTGGGGTCGGCGGTGCCGACGGTGGTGCCGCGCCGGATGACGGTGATCTCGTCGGCGACGGACAGCACCTCGCCCAGCTTGTGGGAGATGAAGATGACCGTGAGGCCCTCGGCCTTGAGCTCGCGCAGGTTGTCGAAGAGCGCGTCGACCTCCTGCGGCACGAGCACCGCGGTGGGCTCGTCGAGGATCAGGGTCTTGGCGCCGCGGTAGAGGACCTTGAGGATCTCCACGCGCTGGCGGTCGGCGACACCGAGCTGCTCCATGAGGACGTCGGGCCGGACGTTCAGGCCGTACGCGTCGGAGATCTCCTTGATCTTCGTGCGGGCCTTGGAGCCGATGCCGTGCAGCTTCTCCGCGCCGAGGACGACGTTCTCGAGAACCGTGAGGTTGTCGGCCAGCATGAAGTGCTGGTGCACCATGCCGATGCCACGCGCGATGGCGTCGGCGGGGTTGTGGAACGTGACCTGCTCGCCGTTCACCGTGATGGTGCCCTCGTCCGGCTGCTGCATGCCGTAGAGGATCTTCATCAGGGTGGACTTGCCGGCGCCGTTCTCACCACAGAGGGCGTGCACGGTGCCGGAGCGGACGGTGATGTCGATGTCGCGGTTGGCGACGACTCCGGGGAAACGCTTGGTGATGCCGCGCAGTTCGACGGCAGCGGGAGGGCTGGACGCGTTGATGGCGCACTCTCCTCGGGGGAAGGGGCTGCGTGGGGAGGGCAGGCGTCGGCGACGCTAGCGCGGCAACTCCACGCTACACGCGTAGAGTTGACACATTGTTATGGCTCGACGTGGGGGAACGTGGTGGAGGTTCCCCCTCGTCGAGCCAGGTCCGCCGTGCCGGGGCGACGGGGCAGGCCGCCGGGTCACCGAGACGGTCGGGACCGAGGGGCCGCGGCGAGGCCGGAGCCTCGCCGCAACCATGAGATCACGGGGTCGTCTTGACCTTGATCTCGCCGTCGGCGATCTTCTTCTGAGCCGCGTCCAGCTGGGTCTTGATGTCGTCGATGAAGCCACCGCTGGTGGCCAGCGACACGCCGCCGTCCTTGAGGGCGTAGGTGTGGGTGCCCGTGAGCGGCTTGCCGTCCTTGACCGACTTGATCAGGTCGTAGACGCCGATGTCGACGTTCTTGATGACCGAGGTCAGGATCGAGTTCTTGTACTTGGCGAGACCCGGGATGTTGTACTGGTCGGAGTCCACGCCGATGGCCCAGGCACCCTTGACGCCGCTGACGGCCTCGATGGAGCCGTTGCCGGAGGAGCCGGCCGCCGAGTAGATCACGTCGGCGCCCTTGTCGAGCATGCCCGACGCGGCCTCCTTGCCCTTGTCGGGGCTGGCGAAGCCGGAGGTGTCCGAGCCGTGGCTCAGGTACTGGGTGTCGACCTGGATCGACTTCTTGGTGTCCTTGGCGCCCTGGACGAAGCCCGCCTCGAACTTCTTGATCAGCGGAACGTCGACGCCGCCGATGAAGCCGACGTGGTTCTTCTTGGTCTTCAGCGCCGCGGCGACACCGGCCAGGTAGGAGCCCTGCTCCTCGGTGAAGGTGATGCTGTCGGCGTTCTTGGTGTCCACGACGGAGTCGATGATGCCGAAGTTGGTCTTCGGGTACTTCGCGGCGACCTTCGTCATGGAGGCGGCGTACGCGTAGCCGACACCGATGACCGGGTTGTAGCCGGCGTCGGCCAGGTCGGAGAGTCGCTGCTCGCGGTCGGCCTCGGTGTCGGAGGTCTTCGCGGTCAGCTCCTTGAGCTCACCGCCGAACTCCTTCTTGGCCTTGTCGGCACCGCGCGCGGCGGAGTCGTTGAAGGAGTGGTCGCCACGGCCGCCGACGTCGAAGGCAAGGCCGATCTTGACGCCCTTGCCGGAGGACTCGGTGGAGGACGAGCTGTCGTTGTCGGAGGACGTGCTGCCACACGCGGTGGCGGACAGTGCGAGTGCTGCGGTCGCGATACACGCAGCGGAAAGCTTGGCTACCCGGCGCACGGGAAGGCTCCTTCACCTGACCTGAGCGCCATGTCGGCGCTTGATGTGAGCACCATGCCAGTGCTCGAGCCAGGACGCCCCGTCGGCGTCGGCTTCGCGGCATCGTAACGCGCGTAGATGTCAGAAAAAGACCTCTTCCGAAGCCGTTATCGATTCGAGGCAAACGGCGTCTGAACTCGGACTCTTGGTGATCACCACGCTCGTGCACGGACTGTGCACGATTGGCTTACAACGGTATTGCGCCGGGCGGCGCAATGCCCCAGGCCGAGCCACCTGCTCAGTCGTTCGCGGCGTCCAGCAGCGCCGCCGCCGTGAACATCTCCACGCCCACCGTGATCGCCGACTCGTCCGCGTCGAAGTCGCCCTGGTGCAGGTCACGGCTGACCCGGTCCCCGGGGGTGCGGACACCGAGGCGGGCCATGGCGCCGGGCACATGCTCCAGGTACCAGGAGAAGTCCTCGCCGCCGAGGCTCTGCTGGGTGTCCTCGATCGCATGCGATCCGCGGCGCGCGGTCATGGCGTCGCGCAGCAGGTCCGTCACCGCCGGGTCGTTCACGACCGGCGGGACGCCGCGGATGTAGTTGATCTCCGACTTCGCGCGGTAGAGGTTCGCGATCTCGTCGATGGCGGCGTGCACGAGGTCGGGCGCGTGCCGCCACGCTTCGAGGTCCAGGCAGCGCACGGTCCCGGAGAGCTCGGCGTGCTGCGGGATCACGTTGCACGCGTGGCCCGACTCGATGCGCCCCCAGGTGACCGCGAGCCCGCTGCGGGCGTCGATACGGCGGGCGACCAGTGCGGGCACGTCGGTGACGACGCGGGCGGCGGCGGTCACGAGGTCGGTGGTGAGGTGGGGGCGCGCGGTGTGGCCGCCCGCGCCGTCCAGTGAGACCTCGAGCCGGTCGCACGCGGACGTGATGGCGCCGTGCCGCAGTCCGATGCGCCCCGCGTCGACCTTTGGGTCGCAGTGCACGCCGACGATCCGTCCGACCCCCTCGAGGACGCCCGACTCGATGGCGTCGGGCGCGCCGCCGGGCAGCACCTCCTCGGCGGGCTGGAAGATCAGCCGTACGGCCTGCGGCAGTTGCCCCTTGCTGTGCAGTTCGGCGAGGACGAGCCCGGCGCCGAGGACGACCGTGGTGTGCACGTCGTGCCCGCAGGCGTGGGCGCGGTCGGGCACGGTGGAGCGGTAGACGCAGTCGGCCTTGGTGTCCGGGATGGGCAGCGCGTCGATGTCGGCACGGAGCGCGAGCATGGGGCGTACGCCGTCCCAGTCGCCGATGTCACAGATGAGCCCGGTCCCGATGGCGAGCACCCGGGGCTTGAGGCCGGCCTGTTCCAGACGGGCCTTGATCGCCGCGGTGGTGCGGAACTCCTGGTTGCCGAGCTCCGGGTGCATGTGCAAGTCGCGACGGAACGCCACGAGTTCGGCGCGCAGTGCCTCGGGCAGCGCGCCGGGGAGCACGGTTTCCCCGGGGAGGTCGGCCTCGGACTCTCGGGACATCAGTTGGTTCACCCTCTGAAGGGTAGGGCGACGGGACGGCCAACTGACCCACGATCAACAAAAGTTCAGCCCGTTAGGGGAAGAAAATCTGGCCGCACGACGCATAGCTGTCGTTGGAGATGGGTAAACTCGCCCGATTTTTCGATCGGTTGGATCTTGGTCCGATACGAGCCCCCTCCCGCTCTCCACGGTCCCACAGATCGAGCCCCGGGTGCGCGCGATCGCCTCTCGGTCGAGCGGTGCTCCAGACGGGCCCCACGGGATTCACCGCATCGCCGGGTGTCAGGCGGAGCCCTCCATCGACGGCCGGAGGCGGCTGAGCAGGGCATAGAGGGCGGCGCGGTCGTCGTCGTCCAGGGTGTCCAGGGCGCCGTGTGTGGCCTGCATCTCAGCTCGCACCCGGCGGATCGTCTCGCGGCCCTTGTCGGTCAGGACGACGTTCTTGACGCGGCGGTCGGTGGCCGAGGGCTCGCGGTGGACCAGGTCCTGCTTCTCCAGGCGGTCCACGATGCCGGTGACGTTGGAGGCATCGCAGACGAGGCGGTCGGCCAGGCCCCGCATGGGCAGCGGCCCGGCGACGACCAGCTGGGCGATGACCCTGGCCTGCATGCCGGTCAGCCCGTGACGTTCCGCGGCCCCGACGAAGTCCCGCCACTGGGCGGCGCCGATCGCCGCCAGGAGCTCCAGGAGGTCGAGCTTGGCGGGGGCGGGGGCGGGGGCGGCGACGGAGGCGGCGGCGTGCGGGGTGCTGGCGCTCATGTCCAGGACTGTAACCCACGGTACTTGATGACTTCAAACATTAACTTGACTACCTAAAGCATTTGGGCCTACCGTCTGTGCAGTTGCTTGAGGACTTCAAGCTTTCAGTACATGAAGCAAGCTGATGCAAGACCCGGAGGCCCCTTCCCATGAGCTCCACCAGACCCACCGGGGTCTCTACCGCTGCCGCACCGGCAGCCGGCGGCCGCAACGAGACGGTCATCGTCTTCGCGCTGAGCCTCGCCGCGATGGTCGTGTCGATGATGCAGACGCTGGTCGTCCCGATCCTCAGCCTCATCCAGAACGACCTGGACGCCACGCCCGCCCAGGTCAGCTGGGTCACGACGGCCACCCTGCTGTCCGCCGCCGTCTTCACCCCGCTGCTCGGCCGCTTCGGTGACCAGCACGGCAAGAAGGGCACCCTGCTCGCCGTCCTCGGCGTCATGGTCGCGGGCTCCGTCCTCGCCGCCGTGACGCACTCGCTCGCGTGGCTCATCGTCGGCCGGGTCCTCCAGGGCGCCGCCACCGCGATCTTCCCGCTGGCCCTGTCCGTGCTGCGCGAGGAGGTCCGCCCGGCGAAGCTGCCCGGTGCGATGGCCCTCGTCAGCGGCACCCTCGCCTTCGGCAGCGGGCTCGCGCTCGTCGCCGTGGGCCTGCTGACCTCGGGCGACAACCCCGACTACCGCAGCGCGTTCTGGCTGGCCACCGGCCTCGCCGTGCTCGCCCTGCTCGCCGTCGCCTTCCTCGTCCCGGCCACCCACGAGGACCACCGCAGCGGCGGTCGCACCGACATCCTCGGCGCGTTCACGCTCGGCGCCACCCTCGTGCTGCTCCTGCTGCCCATCACCCAGGGCCACGAGTGGGGCTGGACCAGCGGCCGCACGCTCGGCGCGTTCGCCGGTGCCGTGGTGATGGCGGTGGTGTGGGTGTTCGTCGAGCGCAAGGTCCGCGAACCCCTCGTCGACATGCGGATGTTCGCGCACCGCCCGGTGCTCTTCGCCAACCTCGCCGGACTGCTCGTCGGGTTCGGCATGTTCGCCCTGTTCATCGGCGTCTCCTACCTCGCGCAGATGCCGTCCGCGCTGACCGGCTACGGCTTCGACGCCACCGTTCTGCGCGCCGCAGTGGAGTTCCTGCTGCCGAGCACGATCGTGTCGCTGCTCGCCTCGCCGATCGGTGGTCAGCTGGTACGGCACCAGGGGCCCCGCAAGGTCCTCGTCCTCGCCTCGCTCGTGGGAACCGCCGGGTTCGCGCTGGTCGCGCTGGACCACACGCACGCCGCGTCGGTCATCGTCGCCGGAATCCTGGTCGGTGCCGGGATCAGCCTGGGATACGCCTCGATGCCGGCCATCATCGTCACGAGCGTCCCGCCCCGGCAGACCGGTATCGCCAACGGCATCAACTCCATCGCCCGCTCCACGGGCAGCGCGATCGGCAGCGCGATGATCACCACGGTGCTCGCCTCGAAGACGATCGAGAACCTGCCGCCGGGTGTTCCCCCGCTCCCCGCCGAGTCGCAGTTCACCCTCAGCTTCGTCCTGGCGGGCGCCGCCTTCGCGCTGGTCTCGGTGGTCGCCGGGTTCGGCCTGCGGCACATCCACCCGCTGAAGGACGAGCAGGGCGGGACGTCGCCGGTGGCCTCGTCGAGCGACACGGTCGAGGCGGCGGAAGCCGTCGAGGCGCCCGAGGCCCTCACGTCCGACCGGGCCTGACGGCTCGCCCCGGTCCCGGAACCATCACCGCCACACGGCTGTTGGGCCACGGAGCGTGCGTTCCGGGCCCGCGCCGGGCAGCCTGCGCACATGCAGGCGTGCGGATGCGGCGAGGACCAGATCCCCTGGATGCTGGCGAAGTTCGGGTTCCTCGGGACGGCGGGCCTGGTGCTCACGGGCCTCGTCGTGATGATGCTCGCGGGGTGGGCGCTGGGGGCCGTGGTGTGGTTTCTACGGCGCCGGGTGCGGGACGGAGGCGGTGAGGCTCGGTCCGGCAGCGGAACCGGCCTCGCCGGGTTCACTTGGCGGGACGACGAGGAGCCGTAACTCAACACAAGGGCCGGGAACGTGTGTTCCCGGCCCTCACCCATGTCCAGCCCTGTTCTCGCCCTACACCGCACTGACCGCCGACAGCCGGTGCACGTCCCGGGCCGTCCCCGTGACCCCCGACAGGAACCCCTGGGCGCGCGGTGACGCGTTCTCCGTCAGCCAGCTCGGGTCGATGTCGCAGACGGCGACGCGGACGTCCGTGCCGACCAGGGCCAGCGGGAGGGTGTGGACGACCGTCGAGGGGAAGCTGAGGATCGTACGGCCGATGGGGCCGCGGCGGGCGATCAGTTCGAGGGGGAGGTCGGGACGGACGATCTCCAGGCCCGTCTCGGCGGCCAGCCGGTGGAGTTTGTCGACGCTCTCGCGGCGGTGGGCGAAGTAGCGGGTCGCGCCGTGCGTCTTGGCGAGGGCGGCGACGGCTTCGAGGTAGCGGTCGCCGTCCACGACGCCGGTCTCGACGAGGGACGTGCCGACCAGGTCCGCGCCCTTGGTGATGCGGGGCGGGCCGAAGCGGGCGCGGGTCCAGGAGAAGTCGTTGGCCGTGATGCGGACGCCGTCCGGGGCCGAGTCGATCGGCATGGACGAGAAGATCTCGACCTGGCGTCTCTCGCTCGGGGTCAGGCGGCGCCGGGCCGACGACGAGATCGGGGCGAAGAGCACGTCACGCGGGCCCGGGCGGCCGCCGCGCCG
Above is a genomic segment from Streptomyces sp. R21 containing:
- a CDS encoding MFS transporter; amino-acid sequence: MSSTRPTGVSTAAAPAAGGRNETVIVFALSLAAMVVSMMQTLVVPILSLIQNDLDATPAQVSWVTTATLLSAAVFTPLLGRFGDQHGKKGTLLAVLGVMVAGSVLAAVTHSLAWLIVGRVLQGAATAIFPLALSVLREEVRPAKLPGAMALVSGTLAFGSGLALVAVGLLTSGDNPDYRSAFWLATGLAVLALLAVAFLVPATHEDHRSGGRTDILGAFTLGATLVLLLLPITQGHEWGWTSGRTLGAFAGAVVMAVVWVFVERKVREPLVDMRMFAHRPVLFANLAGLLVGFGMFALFIGVSYLAQMPSALTGYGFDATVLRAAVEFLLPSTIVSLLASPIGGQLVRHQGPRKVLVLASLVGTAGFALVALDHTHAASVIVAGILVGAGISLGYASMPAIIVTSVPPRQTGIANGINSIARSTGSAIGSAMITTVLASKTIENLPPGVPPLPAESQFTLSFVLAGAAFALVSVVAGFGLRHIHPLKDEQGGTSPVASSSDTVEAAEAVEAPEALTSDRA
- a CDS encoding BMP family protein, whose translation is MRRVAKLSAACIATAALALSATACGSTSSDNDSSSSTESSGKGVKIGLAFDVGGRGDHSFNDSAARGADKAKKEFGGELKELTAKTSDTEADREQRLSDLADAGYNPVIGVGYAYAASMTKVAAKYPKTNFGIIDSVVDTKNADSITFTEEQGSYLAGVAAALKTKKNHVGFIGGVDVPLIKKFEAGFVQGAKDTKKSIQVDTQYLSHGSDTSGFASPDKGKEAASGMLDKGADVIYSAAGSSGNGSIEAVSGVKGAWAIGVDSDQYNIPGLAKYKNSILTSVIKNVDIGVYDLIKSVKDGKPLTGTHTYALKDGGVSLATSGGFIDDIKTQLDAAQKKIADGEIKVKTTP
- a CDS encoding ABC transporter permease, which gives rise to MKKLTSRIDKERLLLGLAAPLLALVAAIVVTALVILATGKNPGAAFSDMLTYGSASDSQVYILNKATTYYLAGVAVAIGFRMNLFNIGVDGQYRLAAFMAAVLGGALTVPGFIAIPLMILCAMLTGALWAAIAGILKVTRGVSEVISTIMLNSIATAVIAYLLQPEQLGQLDQAGTLVSTKPLPHSSYFFNIDAGAAGTLWGFIVIAVIVGVAYWFVLGRTRFGFDLRTVGQSETAAAASGVSVKKMIATSMIISGAVAGLIGMPTLLNDSHQFSNDFPAGIGFTGIAIALLGRNNPIGIALGALLWGFLERTTNHLEFEGYDKEILGVIQGVIVLCVVIAYEVVRRYGLKRQQQRVGAELAAQAAPTEKQEVA
- a CDS encoding ABC transporter ATP-binding protein, whose product is MRGITKRFPGVVANRDIDITVRSGTVHALCGENGAGKSTLMKILYGMQQPDEGTITVNGEQVTFHNPADAIARGIGMVHQHFMLADNLTVLENVVLGAEKLHGIGSKARTKIKEISDAYGLNVRPDVLMEQLGVADRQRVEILKVLYRGAKTLILDEPTAVLVPQEVDALFDNLRELKAEGLTVIFISHKLGEVLSVADEITVIRRGTTVGTADPKTTTSKQLAELMVGSELPTPETEESTVTDIPLLDVAALRLTQTDLDGVERIILDDITFTIHRGEVLGIAGVEGNGQSELVEAIMGIRDPDAGVITLGDADISHAPTRRRREAGIGYIPEDRHRHGLLLEAPLWENRILGHVSERPNSRGALLDLKGARADTERIISAYDVRTPGIEVTAASLSGGNQQKLIVGREMSHAPKLLIAAHPTRGVDVGAQAAIWDHIREARREGLAVLLISADLDELIGLSDTLRVMYRGRLVADADPATITPEELGSAMTGAAAGHLEHTEDDAR
- a CDS encoding amidohydrolase yields the protein MSRESEADLPGETVLPGALPEALRAELVAFRRDLHMHPELGNQEFRTTAAIKARLEQAGLKPRVLAIGTGLICDIGDWDGVRPMLALRADIDALPIPDTKADCVYRSTVPDRAHACGHDVHTTVVLGAGLVLAELHSKGQLPQAVRLIFQPAEEVLPGGAPDAIESGVLEGVGRIVGVHCDPKVDAGRIGLRHGAITSACDRLEVSLDGAGGHTARPHLTTDLVTAAARVVTDVPALVARRIDARSGLAVTWGRIESGHACNVIPQHAELSGTVRCLDLEAWRHAPDLVHAAIDEIANLYRAKSEINYIRGVPPVVNDPAVTDLLRDAMTARRGSHAIEDTQQSLGGEDFSWYLEHVPGAMARLGVRTPGDRVSRDLHQGDFDADESAITVGVEMFTAAALLDAAND
- a CDS encoding MarR family winged helix-turn-helix transcriptional regulator: MSASTPHAAASVAAPAPAPAKLDLLELLAAIGAAQWRDFVGAAERHGLTGMQARVIAQLVVAGPLPMRGLADRLVCDASNVTGIVDRLEKQDLVHREPSATDRRVKNVVLTDKGRETIRRVRAEMQATHGALDTLDDDDRAALYALLSRLRPSMEGSA
- a CDS encoding ABC transporter permease, with the protein product MTATMTDTPPPAAPKAESTGKRSGRSLGRILMIVAGALLLVSMVRVITGADQLTNDGQIAAALGLAVPIGLAGLAGLWSERAGVVNIGLEGMMILGTFGAGWIGWQTNPWLGLLCGVGFGVLGGLVHAVATVTFGVDHIVSGVAVNLLALGFTQYLAKVFFAEGDAAAKGGNPKQSPPVDSLGDITVPGLSDALEKIQNHHWFFISDLAGILGGLVTNVSVVTLLAAVLFVVSALVLWRTSFGLRLRSCGENPIAAESLGVNVYKYKYIAVAISGGLAGLGGAFLALVTSHSYLEGQTGGRGYIGLAAMIFGNWRPAGLAMGAGLFGYSDALQLRNGGETVHALLLMFVVLLALLAAWKLYKKSFLQGIVSAGLGVLVLVWYLMTDDVPSDFVGATPYVVTLLVLSLSAQRLRMPKADGMRYRKGQGK